The Desulfonatronovibrio magnus genome has a window encoding:
- a CDS encoding F420-nonreducing hydrogenase, protein MADKIKFGFLLAGGCAGCEMALVDMSEKLVDALDHLEVVFWAPTVADVKYKDLEAMEDGYIDLAFVDGMVRNTENEHTVKVLRQKSKTLVAFGACATLGGIAALGDIYSKEELFNQAYKDTFGTDNPDGIMPEPQCLWEGKYDLTLPAFTNRVSTIDQLVDVDYFVGGCPPHHDFVAQAVQAIVAGNLPAKGSWLTSGKAVCDVCKRNPAEHDQKRLPVGEVFRTIDGRPDEDKCLLQQGYICFGPVTQGDCQASCLNVNIPCRGCGGPIPGVKDYGARCASMIASSLKDDQTAEKFVSKFNDMAKFCYRYSYSAGILNQKLTPGRKN, encoded by the coding sequence ATGGCTGATAAAATTAAATTCGGTTTTCTGCTGGCAGGTGGATGCGCAGGCTGTGAAATGGCCTTGGTGGACATGTCTGAAAAGCTGGTTGATGCACTGGATCATCTTGAAGTGGTTTTCTGGGCACCGACAGTTGCTGATGTCAAATATAAAGACTTAGAAGCCATGGAGGACGGATATATAGATCTGGCCTTTGTGGATGGTATGGTCCGCAATACTGAGAATGAACATACCGTCAAGGTCTTGAGACAGAAGTCCAAAACCCTGGTTGCCTTTGGTGCATGTGCGACCCTGGGAGGTATTGCAGCCCTCGGTGATATATATTCCAAAGAAGAGCTGTTTAATCAGGCCTATAAAGATACCTTTGGTACTGATAATCCTGACGGTATTATGCCTGAACCCCAATGTCTGTGGGAGGGAAAGTATGATCTGACCTTGCCGGCTTTTACCAACAGGGTCAGCACCATAGATCAGCTGGTGGATGTTGACTATTTTGTTGGTGGCTGTCCTCCACATCATGATTTTGTGGCCCAGGCTGTCCAGGCCATTGTTGCCGGCAACCTTCCCGCCAAGGGATCATGGCTGACATCAGGAAAGGCAGTGTGTGACGTTTGCAAGCGCAACCCGGCAGAGCATGATCAAAAAAGGCTTCCTGTAGGCGAAGTATTCAGGACCATAGACGGCCGTCCGGATGAAGATAAATGTCTGCTCCAGCAGGGCTATATCTGTTTTGGCCCTGTTACGCAGGGAGACTGTCAGGCATCCTGTCTCAATGTGAATATTCCCTGCCGTGGATGCGGCGGTCCTATTCCCGGTGTTAAGGATTACGGAGCAAGATGCGCTTCAATGATTGCTTCCAGTCTTAAGGATGACCAGACTGCGGAAAAGTTTGTGAGCAAGTTCAATGATATGGCAAAATTTTGCTATCGCTATTCTTACTCAGCAGGAATACTTAACCAGAAGTTGACCCCTGGCCGTAAAAATTAG
- a CDS encoding HyaD/HybD family hydrogenase maturation endopeptidase — translation MKNILVLGVGNILLGDEGIGVRIVEKLEQEYEFSENVRLMDGGTLGIRLMEYIMDCDFLIVVDAVLNKHPPGTVYRLEGNDLRKSMAFKDSMHQADLLETLTHCELIGSRPESVIIGIEPKEYEPWSEKLTFEVERKIDDLCKAVLDEISAAGGTFRLKQEG, via the coding sequence ATGAAAAATATACTTGTTCTCGGAGTGGGGAATATTCTTCTGGGTGATGAAGGAATCGGGGTTCGGATTGTGGAAAAGCTGGAGCAGGAATACGAATTTTCCGAAAATGTCAGGCTCATGGATGGAGGAACCCTGGGCATCAGGCTCATGGAATATATTATGGACTGCGACTTTCTGATAGTGGTGGATGCAGTTCTTAATAAGCATCCTCCTGGAACAGTATATCGCCTTGAAGGCAATGATTTGCGAAAGAGCATGGCCTTCAAAGACTCCATGCACCAGGCTGACCTGTTGGAGACCCTGACCCATTGTGAACTTATTGGAAGTCGTCCGGAAAGTGTGATTATTGGGATTGAACCTAAGGAATACGAACCCTGGAGTGAGAAGCTTACCTTTGAAGTAGAGAGAAAAATTGATGACCTGTGCAAGGCTGTTTTAGATGAGATTTCAGCTGCGGGTGGAACATTCAGACTGAAACAGGAGGGCTGA
- a CDS encoding nicotinate-nucleotide adenylyltransferase gives MNQFGVIHGRFQVLHNDHLKYLMAGKELCHHLIVGITNPDPVLTSDVDVDPKRSESAANPMTYYERMVMVREVLLEAGVNYDQLSIVPFPITRPDLYRYYVPLDAVFFLSIYDDWGRKKLSHFKSLGLDTHVLWEVPPEQKGLSSTDIRGLMAEQKPWEHLVPQATARVCNMWKIPDRLRSIQAGKGL, from the coding sequence ATGAACCAGTTTGGAGTAATTCATGGCAGGTTTCAGGTTCTGCATAATGATCACCTGAAATATCTCATGGCGGGCAAAGAGTTATGCCACCATCTTATTGTGGGCATCACCAACCCTGACCCAGTGCTGACCAGTGATGTTGACGTGGACCCCAAACGCTCTGAGTCTGCAGCCAACCCTATGACTTATTATGAGCGAATGGTCATGGTGAGAGAAGTGCTGCTTGAGGCAGGAGTGAATTATGATCAACTGAGCATTGTTCCATTTCCCATAACCCGCCCGGACCTTTACAGGTATTATGTGCCCTTGGATGCAGTGTTCTTTCTGTCCATCTATGATGACTGGGGAAGAAAAAAACTCAGCCACTTCAAGTCATTAGGTCTTGACACTCATGTCCTGTGGGAAGTTCCACCTGAGCAGAAAGGATTAAGTTCTACTGACATCAGAGGCTTGATGGCTGAACAGAAGCCGTGGGAGCACTTAGTACCCCAGGCCACTGCAAGGGTTTGTAATATGTGGAAAATTCCAGACAGGCTGCGCAGTATTCAGGCAGGTAAAGGACTGTAA
- a CDS encoding IscA/HesB family protein: MFEVTESATNQLEKYFETQEKSPVRVYLASGCGGPMLALALDEQKNNDHTYDINGFQFLVDKSLMDTVAPIQIDHTEAGFKINSSLKVDPGACGSCTSC; this comes from the coding sequence ATGTTTGAAGTGACTGAATCTGCAACAAATCAACTGGAAAAATATTTTGAAACTCAAGAGAAATCTCCGGTCAGGGTTTATCTGGCGTCTGGATGCGGCGGTCCAATGCTGGCTCTTGCCTTAGATGAACAAAAAAATAATGATCACACTTATGACATAAATGGCTTTCAGTTCTTAGTGGATAAAAGCCTTATGGATACAGTTGCACCTATTCAGATTGATCACACTGAAGCAGGCTTTAAGATTAATTCCAGCCTCAAAGTTGATCCCGGTGCCTGCGGTTCATGTACTTCCTGCTGA
- a CDS encoding rhodanese-like domain-containing protein — MFNKNLFVLCFLLLFLVSPGCSKTDTSEYNYITPEELNTRLNAGEIAAGSLLMVSSQTEDEWASGHLSDAFPSFSRPLTEDAHFAKLDPFLDIAKNADADIIIICPRGGSGATRPFDYFLENGISKERLLILEGGQEAYNDAFPEDVVTGQG; from the coding sequence ATGTTTAACAAAAATTTGTTTGTATTGTGTTTTCTGTTGCTGTTTCTTGTTTCTCCGGGCTGTTCTAAAACTGACACCAGTGAATATAACTACATTACGCCTGAAGAACTCAATACAAGGCTTAATGCTGGTGAGATTGCTGCGGGCAGTCTGCTTATGGTCAGCAGCCAGACTGAAGACGAATGGGCAAGCGGCCACCTTTCTGATGCTTTTCCTTCCTTTTCCAGACCCCTGACTGAAGACGCTCACTTTGCAAAGCTGGATCCCTTTCTCGATATTGCAAAAAATGCTGATGCAGATATTATCATTATCTGTCCCAGAGGAGGAAGCGGGGCAACAAGGCCGTTTGATTATTTTCTGGAAAATGGAATCAGTAAAGAACGACTGTTGATACTGGAAGGTGGTCAAGAGGCTTATAACGATGCTTTTCCTGAGGATGTTGTTACTGGTCAAGGTTAA
- a CDS encoding hydrogenase small subunit has product MKFSVGLGKTGGLERLEQNGVTRRDFMKFCATVAAVMGMEASFAPKIAQALTAERRPSVVYLHFAECTGCSESVLRTVQPYIDDLILDTISMDYHETIMAAAGDAAEEALEKAINAPEGFICVVEGAIPTKLDGIYGKVGGHTMLQMANEIIPKAQATIAIGACANFGGVQAAAPNPTGAKGVNDLLKDKGIKAINIAGCPPNPYNFVGTVVHLLTEGMPDVDFLMRPTMFYGTSVHELCERLDHFHNGEFAYSFDSEEAKKGYCLYELGCRGPWTYNNCPKVKFNQTNWPVEAGHHCIGCSEPDFWDKMSPFYDL; this is encoded by the coding sequence ATGAAATTCAGTGTTGGCCTCGGAAAAACCGGTGGTCTTGAACGTCTTGAACAAAATGGAGTAACCAGGCGTGATTTTATGAAATTCTGCGCTACTGTGGCCGCTGTTATGGGCATGGAAGCATCCTTTGCCCCAAAAATTGCTCAAGCCCTTACAGCAGAAAGAAGGCCGTCTGTGGTTTATCTGCACTTTGCTGAATGTACCGGCTGCTCAGAGTCAGTATTAAGAACTGTGCAGCCATACATTGATGACCTTATTCTGGACACTATTTCTATGGATTACCATGAAACCATTATGGCTGCTGCCGGAGATGCAGCAGAAGAAGCTCTGGAAAAGGCCATTAATGCACCAGAAGGATTTATTTGTGTAGTTGAAGGGGCAATACCCACCAAGCTGGACGGCATCTACGGCAAAGTCGGCGGACATACCATGCTCCAGATGGCCAATGAGATAATCCCCAAGGCCCAGGCCACCATTGCCATTGGAGCCTGTGCTAATTTCGGAGGAGTCCAGGCGGCTGCTCCCAATCCCACTGGGGCAAAAGGAGTTAACGATTTATTGAAAGACAAGGGAATCAAGGCCATTAATATTGCCGGATGTCCACCCAATCCGTACAATTTTGTCGGCACTGTGGTTCACCTGCTGACTGAGGGAATGCCTGATGTTGACTTTTTGATGCGGCCCACCATGTTTTATGGCACTTCCGTGCATGAGCTGTGCGAAAGACTTGATCATTTCCATAATGGAGAATTTGCTTATTCTTTTGATTCTGAAGAAGCCAAAAAGGGCTATTGCCTTTACGAACTGGGCTGTCGCGGACCATGGACTTACAATAACTGCCCCAAGGTCAAATTCAACCAAACCAACTGGCCGGTTGAAGCCGGGCATCATTGCATTGGATGCAGTGAGCCTGACTTCTGGGACAAAATGAGTCCCTTTTATGATCTGTAG
- a CDS encoding hydrogenase iron-sulfur subunit produces the protein MSFSPNIVGFACQWCTYAGADLAGNLRCKYPPTIKLIRVPCSGSVEPEYILESLARGADGVLVGGCHYGDCHYKDGNHKTSRRMTVLKKMIEDAGFDPRRFRLEWISGAEGQRFAQVVEEFTRELQELGPNPLKGGA, from the coding sequence ATGTCTTTCAGTCCAAATATAGTGGGCTTTGCCTGCCAGTGGTGTACATATGCCGGAGCTGACCTGGCCGGTAACCTGCGCTGCAAATACCCGCCTACCATTAAGCTTATCAGGGTCCCTTGTTCAGGAAGTGTTGAGCCGGAATATATCTTAGAGTCTCTGGCGAGAGGAGCAGATGGAGTGCTTGTGGGCGGATGTCATTACGGGGACTGTCATTACAAAGACGGTAACCACAAAACTTCCCGCAGGATGACTGTACTTAAGAAAATGATTGAAGATGCGGGTTTTGATCCCAGACGCTTCAGGCTGGAATGGATTTCAGGGGCAGAAGGCCAGCGCTTTGCTCAAGTGGTGGAGGAGTTCACCAGAGAACTGCAGGAACTGGGGCCTAACCCCCTCAAGGGAGGTGCTTAA
- a CDS encoding Ni/Fe hydrogenase subunit alpha: protein MRKIEINPMTRLEGHGKIAIFLDDNGNVDDAFFQTVEFRGYEKFLQGMPIEEVPRTVSTVCGVCRAVHFLCAMKASDDVYGVTPPTTGRKLRELFYSAHTVEDHTAVLYALGFPDFVVGPDAPAGERNLVGLIKAVGAETGKLVLRKRGLAVKIFELLGGKPNHPVSALPGGWSKRINEDERVQIEKWAEELVELGKLTLQVFEDVVLKNPKYMELVTGDMFKVEVGYIATVDEQNKMAFYDGTQKAIDARGNVVGTFKGKEYLDFISERVLPWSYLKFPYNKKLGAWDGIKSGPDTNIYCVGPLARMNVTEGITTPLAHEHFEKFHNTFGAKPVHYILGYHWARAIEVLAAAEKCLELSRDPEITGTDTWNQPTSCTKEGVGILEANRGVLIHHYITDDNGIVENANLVVATTHNNAPINLAVKTAAKHFIKDGNVTEGLLNHVEMAFRPYDLCLACATHTVTGGQMPMEVNIFNSNGQLNRQIKNF from the coding sequence GTGAGAAAAATAGAAATCAATCCCATGACCCGCTTGGAGGGGCACGGAAAGATCGCCATTTTCCTTGATGATAATGGCAATGTTGACGATGCCTTTTTCCAGACAGTGGAATTTCGCGGGTATGAAAAGTTTTTGCAGGGCATGCCCATTGAGGAAGTGCCAAGGACAGTGTCAACTGTTTGCGGTGTTTGCAGGGCAGTACATTTCCTGTGTGCCATGAAGGCTTCGGATGATGTTTATGGCGTAACTCCACCAACAACAGGCAGAAAGCTGCGAGAACTTTTTTACAGTGCCCATACTGTGGAAGATCATACAGCAGTGCTTTATGCCCTTGGCTTTCCTGATTTTGTTGTGGGGCCTGATGCGCCCGCCGGAGAAAGAAACCTTGTGGGGCTGATCAAAGCTGTTGGTGCTGAAACTGGTAAACTGGTTCTGCGCAAACGCGGACTGGCTGTAAAGATATTCGAGCTTCTTGGAGGCAAGCCCAACCATCCGGTATCTGCCCTTCCTGGCGGCTGGTCCAAAAGGATCAACGAAGATGAACGGGTCCAGATTGAAAAGTGGGCTGAAGAGCTTGTGGAACTTGGTAAGCTGACCCTGCAGGTCTTTGAAGACGTTGTCCTGAAAAACCCCAAGTACATGGAGCTGGTTACCGGTGACATGTTCAAGGTTGAGGTTGGATACATTGCCACTGTGGATGAGCAGAATAAAATGGCCTTTTATGATGGAACCCAAAAGGCCATTGATGCCAGGGGCAATGTTGTTGGCACATTCAAGGGCAAGGAATATCTGGATTTCATATCTGAAAGAGTTCTGCCCTGGTCATATCTCAAGTTCCCTTACAACAAGAAGCTTGGAGCGTGGGACGGAATCAAAAGCGGCCCTGATACCAATATCTATTGCGTAGGACCTCTGGCCAGAATGAATGTTACTGAGGGAATAACCACTCCCTTAGCTCATGAGCATTTTGAAAAGTTCCATAATACTTTTGGAGCAAAGCCAGTGCACTATATCCTTGGCTATCACTGGGCCAGGGCCATAGAAGTACTTGCTGCCGCAGAAAAATGTCTGGAGCTGTCAAGAGATCCGGAAATTACCGGCACTGACACCTGGAACCAGCCTACATCATGCACTAAGGAAGGAGTGGGCATTCTTGAGGCAAATAGAGGGGTTTTGATTCATCATTATATTACAGATGATAACGGGATAGTGGAAAACGCTAACCTTGTGGTGGCCACAACACATAACAATGCTCCCATTAATCTGGCTGTGAAGACTGCTGCCAAACACTTTATCAAAGATGGAAATGTAACTGAAGGACTTCTCAATCACGTGGAAATGGCCTTCAGGCCCTATGACCTGTGCCTGGCCTGCGCCACCCACACTGTAACCGGTGGGCAGATGCCTATGGAAGTAAATATCTTCAACAGTAATGGTCAGTTGAACAGACAGATCAAAAACTTCTAA
- a CDS encoding TIM barrel protein — translation MLKKTPYQPITLAFAVNYPDARHKRQWALDNSHAVQYSPDLCCLDMLPERIVPFVESGIPVRVHARYFGCELGHADKDLADSALKVHEQTLVAVKGMAEPEITVHTGLTKGCPVKEEHIIENLSRLAETADKLGMVVCLENLRKGHGADPFKIFEWARISGVRLTLDLGHALGCAAVQSNLISMPDLVDLFASHLSEVHIYGKEDEHGHHPITDINILTETLDRLMQTDCMWWTIELGDPDEAMDTRDIIEAYLES, via the coding sequence ATGCTCAAAAAGACTCCATACCAGCCCATAACTCTTGCTTTTGCAGTCAATTACCCAGACGCCCGGCACAAAAGACAGTGGGCTCTGGATAATTCCCACGCAGTTCAATACTCACCTGATCTCTGCTGCCTTGATATGCTCCCTGAAAGGATTGTGCCTTTTGTAGAAAGCGGCATTCCTGTCCGGGTACATGCCCGGTACTTCGGCTGTGAACTGGGGCATGCTGATAAAGATCTGGCAGACAGCGCTCTTAAGGTACATGAACAGACCCTTGTGGCGGTAAAGGGAATGGCAGAACCTGAGATCACAGTGCATACAGGACTTACAAAAGGGTGTCCGGTAAAAGAAGAGCATATCATTGAAAATCTATCCCGCCTGGCTGAGACCGCTGATAAGCTGGGAATGGTGGTCTGCCTGGAAAATCTGCGAAAGGGACATGGTGCAGATCCATTTAAAATCTTTGAATGGGCCAGGATTTCAGGGGTCAGGCTGACCCTGGATCTGGGCCATGCCCTGGGTTGCGCTGCAGTGCAGAGCAATCTGATAAGCATGCCGGACCTGGTTGATTTATTTGCCTCGCATCTGTCTGAGGTGCACATATACGGCAAAGAGGATGAGCACGGGCATCATCCCATAACTGATATCAATATCTTAACTGAAACACTGGACAGGCTGATGCAAACCGACTGCATGTGGTGGACCATTGAGCTTGGTGATCCAGATGAGGCCATGGACACCAGAGATATTATTGAGGCTTATTTGGAATCCTGA
- a CDS encoding 4Fe-4S dicluster domain-containing protein: MSEYIKLDSEKISEAVKTIQDFGGTGILKCVQCGACSAVCPGVKAGFPVLCRLLIKKVLNGQLEEIIEETSTWGCQACNRCTEICPQGVRPQEVVFAFRRYQANDLAFSTSAMTSQMNLHSYGHAVFTDATELRKKVGLPPEAPTSAYNEKAQKEIQTLLENSPMGELGLY, translated from the coding sequence ATGTCTGAATATATTAAATTAGACAGTGAAAAGATCTCGGAAGCTGTCAAGACCATTCAGGATTTTGGCGGGACCGGGATTCTCAAATGTGTCCAGTGCGGGGCATGTTCCGCAGTCTGTCCAGGGGTCAAAGCCGGATTTCCAGTATTGTGCAGACTGCTTATCAAAAAGGTTCTGAATGGTCAGCTTGAAGAAATAATCGAGGAAACATCCACCTGGGGCTGTCAGGCCTGCAACAGGTGCACAGAAATCTGTCCGCAGGGAGTAAGGCCTCAGGAAGTGGTCTTTGCCTTCAGGCGTTACCAGGCCAATGATCTGGCTTTTTCCACTTCAGCCATGACCAGTCAGATGAACCTGCATTCTTATGGTCATGCTGTGTTTACCGATGCCACAGAACTGAGGAAAAAAGTAGGCCTTCCACCTGAAGCTCCTACATCAGCTTACAATGAAAAGGCCCAGAAAGAAATTCAGACCCTGCTGGAAAACAGCCCCATGGGCGAACTGGGATTATATTAA
- a CDS encoding CoB--CoM heterodisulfide reductase iron-sulfur subunit B family protein yields MEKLGLYLGCNIPFKAPDIEQSFRKIFPALGVEIEDLEGATCCPAWGTAPSFDLDTWCTISSRNITLAEDKGIDIMTGCNSCYGVMNEAKHFIEDSPDRKKRVNANLKTIDREYKGTSNVFHVSHVLYEKVGPEKIKESLVYSLDGLKVAIQPGCHILWPSDVYPVQEKNSFFPTILKELTQALGADVPHYSRLEFCCGMGGMRSTDVEKSLKLFTDKLMSMKEEIDPDMIVTTCSSCFLQFDMSQQILKERGVIDFSIPVFYYTQVLALALGFDPAQVAAISQTPRDEMIAEIQSDKRKIQK; encoded by the coding sequence ATGGAAAAACTCGGTTTATACCTGGGGTGCAACATCCCTTTTAAAGCCCCGGACATTGAGCAGTCCTTCCGCAAGATCTTTCCAGCCCTTGGGGTTGAAATAGAAGATCTGGAAGGGGCCACCTGCTGTCCAGCCTGGGGAACAGCACCTTCATTTGATCTTGATACGTGGTGTACCATATCGTCGCGCAATATAACCCTGGCTGAAGACAAAGGCATTGATATCATGACCGGCTGCAACAGCTGCTACGGTGTTATGAACGAGGCCAAGCATTTTATTGAAGACAGCCCTGACCGCAAAAAAAGGGTCAATGCAAATCTCAAGACCATTGATCGCGAGTACAAGGGTACCTCGAACGTATTTCATGTTTCCCACGTGCTTTATGAAAAAGTCGGTCCAGAAAAGATTAAGGAAAGTCTGGTTTATTCTCTGGATGGCCTGAAAGTGGCCATCCAGCCCGGATGTCATATCCTGTGGCCGTCAGATGTGTATCCTGTCCAAGAGAAAAATTCCTTCTTTCCTACAATTCTAAAGGAGCTGACCCAGGCCCTTGGAGCGGATGTGCCTCACTACAGCCGGCTGGAGTTTTGCTGCGGTATGGGCGGAATGCGCTCCACTGATGTGGAAAAGTCATTAAAGCTGTTCACGGATAAGCTCATGTCCATGAAGGAAGAGATTGACCCGGACATGATTGTGACCACCTGTTCTTCGTGTTTTCTGCAATTTGATATGTCTCAGCAGATTCTCAAGGAACGCGGTGTGATCGATTTCAGCATACCTGTATTTTACTATACCCAGGTACTGGCTCTGGCCCTTGGTTTTGATCCAGCGCAGGTAGCAGCAATCAGTCAGACCCCAAGGGATGAAATGATCGCTGAGATTCAAAGTGATAAAAGAAAAATCCAGAAATAA
- a CDS encoding nickel-dependent hydrogenase large subunit, producing the protein MAGCKPQAAPIIPVTPKSTYSGPIIIDPVTRIEGHLKMEVELENGRVKNAWSSSQLFRGLEIILKGRDPRDAQHITQRACGVCTYVHALASTRCVDNAVGVDIPDNARIIRNLVMASQFMHDHMVHFYVLHALDWVDVTSALKADPRKAAQIANDISPRKTTAQDLRAVQERLTKFVESGQLGPFTNAYFLEDHPAYYLPPEVNLIATAHYLEALRLQVKAARMMAIYGSKNPHTQFTIVGGVTCYDGLRKERIDQFAELLKETRDFIEDVYIPDLLAVASFYKDWAGFGGTKNYMSFGEFPKNEKDLESRWIPPGVIMNRNLSQIDQVDPKAIYEHVAASWYKGNEAKHPYEGVTEPQYTSYDDKERYSWSKAPRYNDHPMEVGPLASVLVAYAKGQPEIVSAVNTVTRHLGVGPEALHSTLGRTAARGIKALVIAQKTADWLRELEGNVAGGDMKIAQEWEMPDEAEGVGFADAPRGGLSHWIKIKDKKIENFQLVVPTTWNFGPRCANGRLAPVEQALIGTPVADPKRPVEILRTIHSFDPCIACGVHVIDPHSNEVYKFRAS; encoded by the coding sequence ATGGCCGGTTGTAAACCCCAGGCAGCACCGATAATTCCGGTGACTCCAAAAAGCACGTATTCCGGGCCCATCATAATTGACCCGGTAACCAGGATAGAAGGTCACCTTAAAATGGAAGTAGAACTGGAAAATGGTAGAGTAAAGAATGCCTGGTCCAGTTCACAGTTATTTCGCGGACTTGAAATCATTCTAAAAGGCCGTGATCCAAGAGACGCACAGCATATAACCCAGAGGGCCTGCGGTGTATGTACCTATGTTCATGCCCTGGCATCCACGAGATGCGTGGACAATGCAGTGGGCGTGGATATCCCTGACAACGCAAGGATTATCCGCAATCTGGTTATGGCTTCCCAGTTTATGCATGATCATATGGTTCATTTTTATGTTCTGCATGCCCTGGACTGGGTGGATGTCACCAGTGCCCTCAAGGCTGACCCACGCAAGGCAGCCCAGATAGCCAATGATATTTCGCCAAGAAAGACAACTGCTCAGGATCTGCGGGCAGTTCAGGAAAGGCTGACCAAATTTGTGGAAAGCGGTCAGCTTGGTCCCTTTACCAACGCCTATTTTCTTGAGGACCATCCTGCTTATTATCTGCCGCCGGAAGTTAACCTCATTGCCACTGCCCATTATCTGGAAGCTCTGCGTTTGCAGGTTAAGGCTGCAAGGATGATGGCTATTTACGGTTCTAAAAATCCACATACTCAATTTACCATTGTGGGTGGAGTGACCTGTTATGATGGTCTCAGGAAGGAAAGAATTGATCAGTTTGCAGAACTGCTCAAGGAAACCAGAGACTTTATTGAAGATGTCTATATTCCTGATCTGCTGGCAGTGGCATCTTTTTACAAAGACTGGGCAGGTTTTGGAGGAACAAAAAACTATATGAGTTTTGGCGAGTTCCCCAAAAATGAAAAGGATCTTGAGAGCAGATGGATTCCACCCGGTGTAATCATGAACCGCAATCTCAGCCAGATTGATCAGGTAGACCCCAAAGCTATTTACGAGCATGTGGCAGCCAGCTGGTACAAAGGCAATGAAGCAAAGCATCCCTATGAAGGGGTGACTGAGCCACAATATACCAGTTACGATGACAAGGAACGCTATTCCTGGTCCAAGGCTCCAAGGTACAATGACCATCCCATGGAAGTAGGACCTCTGGCCTCAGTGTTGGTGGCTTATGCCAAAGGGCAACCAGAAATAGTGAGTGCGGTCAACACTGTGACCAGGCATCTTGGAGTAGGACCTGAAGCCCTGCACTCCACTCTTGGCAGGACTGCTGCCAGAGGCATCAAAGCATTGGTCATTGCTCAGAAAACAGCAGACTGGCTCAGGGAACTTGAAGGAAATGTTGCTGGTGGTGACATGAAAATTGCCCAGGAATGGGAAATGCCGGATGAGGCTGAAGGTGTAGGTTTTGCTGATGCCCCAAGAGGAGGCCTGAGCCACTGGATCAAAATCAAGGACAAAAAGATTGAAAACTTCCAGTTAGTTGTTCCAACCACATGGAACTTTGGTCCAAGATGCGCCAATGGCAGGCTTGCTCCTGTTGAACAAGCGCTAATCGGCACTCCCGTGGCTGACCCCAAAAGACCTGTGGAGATCCTGCGCACGATTCATTCTTTTGATCCGTGCATTGCCTGTGGAGTACACGTAATAGATCCTCACAGCAATGAGGTTTACAAATTCAGGGCTAGTTAA
- a CDS encoding HAD family hydrolase, whose translation MQIVIPGYKTLELEHLALDYNGTLAFDGEIIEGVVPRLKTLSESLSIHVLTADTFGHARQKLSGVDCSFHLIGKGDQAQAKADYIDRLGAEHTISMGNGRNDRLMLERSALGIGLVQGEGAAVNSLTSADIICTHINHGLDLLLFPLRLTATLRG comes from the coding sequence ATGCAAATAGTTATACCGGGTTACAAAACCCTTGAGCTTGAACATCTGGCCCTGGACTATAACGGAACTCTGGCTTTTGATGGTGAGATAATTGAAGGGGTGGTTCCAAGGCTTAAAACATTGTCTGAATCCCTGAGCATTCATGTGTTGACAGCAGATACCTTTGGTCATGCAAGACAGAAGCTGTCCGGGGTTGACTGTTCCTTTCACTTGATCGGTAAAGGTGATCAGGCCCAGGCCAAAGCTGACTATATTGACAGGCTGGGGGCTGAGCATACAATAAGCATGGGTAATGGCCGCAATGACAGGCTGATGCTTGAAAGGTCCGCACTTGGTATAGGTCTGGTTCAGGGTGAAGGAGCTGCAGTAAATTCTTTGACCAGCGCAGACATAATATGTACCCACATCAACCACGGACTTGATCTGTTGCTATTCCCCCTGAGACTCACTGCTACACTCCGGGGTTAA
- a CDS encoding hydrogenase maturation protease: protein MTNKTIVMGIGNPLLQDDRAGLEVVQRIARMNLPVDTEELYTVGFDVMDKLMGYEQAFVVDSCCLGHKPGTILHVSIDDIFSSKDLTNSHAVTLGATLKTGYELFSDEMPKELIIILIEIEKIEEFTDVMCPSVEKAVQETVCMLHERIKNSVAARPATV from the coding sequence ATGACTAACAAAACCATTGTCATGGGCATTGGCAACCCTTTGCTTCAGGATGACCGGGCTGGTCTGGAAGTGGTGCAGCGCATTGCCCGCATGAATCTGCCGGTTGATACAGAAGAACTCTATACTGTGGGCTTTGATGTCATGGACAAGCTCATGGGTTATGAGCAGGCGTTTGTTGTGGATTCCTGTTGCCTGGGACACAAGCCCGGAACCATACTTCATGTAAGCATTGATGATATTTTTTCATCTAAAGATTTGACCAATTCCCATGCAGTGACTCTTGGAGCCACCCTAAAGACCGGGTACGAACTTTTCAGTGATGAAATGCCAAAAGAGCTGATCATCATTCTCATTGAGATAGAAAAAATTGAAGAATTTACCGACGTGATGTGCCCTTCAGTTGAAAAGGCAGTACAGGAAACAGTATGTATGCTTCATGAAAGAATAAAAAACAGCGTTGCTGCTCGTCCGGCAACTGTCTGA